The genomic DNA CTAATGCATTTGATGGTTTACCGTCGCCAATTGCGGGTATTATTGTTGCACTAGTTCCGTTATGCTTTTTGAATATACATATTCCCAAAATAGTATTTATTATTAGCTTTGTAGTTGTTGCGCTACTTATGGTTTCAACAGTGAGGTATTCCAAACCACAGTCATACCTTCTTGAAAAAATTACTGGCATTAAGTTATTTCTATTCATTATTGTTTTTATTGCCCTCATAGTACTATTTAAACAATGGGTTATACTGGCAATTATTGCCCTGTACATACTTTCGGGGATATTGAGTTTTATTATACAGGTAATTCAGGATTACAGGTATTAAATACACCGTGTCTGAATTTTCCCACTATACAGATGGAAAACCGGTAATGGTTGATGTTGGGGGCAAGGAGGTTACGACTCGCGTTGCCCGCGCAGCCGGTTGCGTGTTCATGCAAAAAGAAACCATTGAAAAAATCCAGAAAAACCTTATTCCCAAAGGCAATCCTTTTGATGTGGCCAGAGTAGCAGGTATACTGGCCGCAAAAAAGACCCATGAACTTATCCCCATGTGTCATCCACTTATGATAACCCATGTGGATATTGCCATAGTATGTGATAACAGTAATTCACGGGTCAGTATAGAAGCAACGGTACGATGTGATGGCAAAACCGGTGTGGAGATGGAAGCCTTAACTGCAGTCAGTGTTGCGTGCCTCACTATCTATGACATGTGTAAAGCTGTGGATAAACAGATGGTTATTGGCGATATACGGCTTGTTGAAAAGCATGGCGGTAAAAGCGATTATGTAGGCAAATAAATAGTCCGTTTTCAGAAATAGTTACTAATGCATTAATTATTGCTAAAATGCGGAAATTTGGACAAAATATAAAATAGTATACACGGGGGTGTCCCAAAAGAAACGGTAGGGCATGCAATGGCGTGAGCGCAATGTCATTGCGAACGAAGTGAAGCAATCTCAATGCCCCTCAAAAGCAAGATTGCTTCGTCACTTCGTTCCTCGCAATGACAGGAAGGCAAAAGTCATTGCAGAAGATGTCTTTTGAGACAACCCCTGAATACTTTATTTATTATAAAATTTTTTTATTTAAACTAATATTTTTTTGTTTCTGATGGTTTAGTATCATATTTTTAAATAAAAGTTTATAAAAATCAATAATCCATAATAATTCCTTATAATTAAAATTGTTATAAAAATTTTTTTTGCTATATTAATAATTGTTAGCACTCACCAAAAAGAGTGCTAACAATTATTATCAACACTTCTTATTTTCTCAGTACAATTGTCTTAAAAAAGAATCATAATTCAGTTTTTTTTGATTACAATTATCATATTAAAATTAAAATCAAGGTTAAGGAGGAGTACCGTGGGAATAAAACCATTAGGAGATCGAGTTCTGATTGAAGTGATGGAAGAAGAACTTCCAAAGCAGGGAAGCCTTTACATCCCCGATACGGCAAAAGAAAAACCTCAGCAAGGTAAGGTACTTGCTGTTGGTAAGGGCCGCTATGAGGATGGCAAATGGATTCCATTAGATGTTAAGGTTGGTGATACTGTACTGTTTGGCAAATATGCCGGAACAGAAGTTAAGTATGGTGGCAAGGAGTACTTGATTGTTCGCGAAAATGATATTCTGGCTATTTTTGAGTAAAAATTACATTGTAGAAAAGGAAGGTGAAGAACATGGCAAAGATTTTACAGTATAATGATGAAGCACGGCGATCAATCTATCAGGGTGTGATTAAGTTATCAGATGCAGTGAAGGTAACACTTGGTCCCCGTGGTAGAAATGTTGTTATAGACAAGAAGTTTGGCTCGCCAACTATTACTAAAGACGGTGTTACAGTAGCAAAAGAAATTGAGCTTGAAGACCCATTTGAAAATATGGGTGCTCAGCTTGTTAAGGAAGTTGCCACCAAGACCAATGATGTTGCCGGTGATGGAACAACCACTGCAACCATTTTAGCTGCTGCTATCTATCATGAATCATTAAAGAATGTAACTGCTGGCGCAAATCCAATGAGCCTCAAACGTGGCATTGACAAAGCAGTTGAAGCAGCAGTAAAGTTTATTGGTGATACAGCACGTGAAATAAAAGACAAAAAAGAGATAGCTCAGGTAGCAGCTATTTCGGCTAACAATGATATGGAAATTGGGGAACTGATTGCTGAGGCAATGGATAAGGTTGGCAAAGACGGTGTTATCACGGTTGAAGAAGCCAAGTCCATTGAAACTCACCTGGAAGTTGTTGAAGGTATGCAGTTTGACCGCGGTTACATTTCTCCCTACATGGTAACCGATCCAGAAAATATGGAAGCAGTACTTGAGGATGCATTTATCCTCATCAACGAAAAGAAAATCTCAACCATGAAAGACCTGCTTCCAATCCTTGAGAAAGTTGCTCAGGCAGGAAGACCATTGCTCATCATTGCAGAAGATGTTGAAGGCGAAGCACTGGCTACAATCGTTGTTAACACATTACGGAAGGTTATCCAGTGTGTTGCAGTGAAAGCCCCAGGTTTTGGCGATAGAAGAAAAGCAATGCTTGAAGACATTGCCATCTTAACCAAGGGTCAGGTGATCTCAGAAGATCTTGGGCTCAAGCTTGAAAATGCAACACTTGACATGCTTGGTCGTGCAAAAAAGGTTATTGTTGACAAAGAAAATACCACAATAATTGAAGGTGCTGGCAGCCAGGCTGATGTGCAGGCACGTATCAAAGTTATCAAGAAGCAAATTGAAGAAACCACATCAGACTATGACCGTGAAAAATTACAGGAGCGATTGGCTAAATTGGCTGGCGGTGTTGCAGTTATCAATGTTGGTGCAGCAACCGAAGTTGAATTGAAAGAAAAGAAAGCCCGCGTTGAGGATGCATTGTCAGCAACTCGTGCAGCTGTTGAAGAAGGTATAGTGCCTGGTGGTGGTTTGACATTGCTGTATGCTCAGAAAGCCGTTGCTGAATTAGAAAAGAAACTGGAAGGCGATGAAAAGATAGGTGCACGAATTGTTGCAAAAGCTATGGAAGAGCCCATGAAGATGATTGCATTCAATGCCGGTGTGGAAGGATCGGTTATTGTTGAAAAGGCAAAACAGGAAAAACAGGGTGTTGGATTCAATGCTGCAACAATGGAATGGGAAGACCTTATGAAAGCCGGTATTATTGACCCGGCAAAGGTTGTGCGTTCAGCATTACAGAATGCAGCATCGGTAGCTGGCATGCTGGCAACAACTGAAGTGCTTATCACCGAAAAGAAGGAAGAAGAAAAAGCAGCAATGCCAGGTGGCATGCCACCCGGAGGAATGTACTAATAGATTAAAAAACGGCGGGTTTAATCCCGCCGTTTTTTTATAAGTATCGTTTTACCCGGTATGGTGGCAATTTCTGTGATTCATGATAAATTCTAATCATAATTTCTGCTAATATACCCAGCAATATAAACATTATTCCCAGTATAATGAGCATAACCGTTAAGAGTAATAAGGGATTGCGTATCATAGAATGATGTAAAAATAATTTCATACCAATGACGGTTATCCCGCTTAAGAAACTTATAAAAAGCAGTATCAAACCAATACCACCAAATATATAGTTAGGTTTGGTGGAATATGAACCCATGAACTTAACAGTGGCCAGGTCTATTAATACCTTAAACGTACGCTTTATGCCATATTTTGATTTTCCAAATTTACGTGGATGGTGATGTACGGGCACCTCAACAATAGTTGCGCCAATCCATGATGCATGAACCGGAATAAACCGATGCATCTCACCATACAAATTGACCTGCCGTATTATCTCACCACGGTATGCTTTGAGTGAACATCCTAAATCATGCAGATACACCCCGGTTACTTTTGCTATAAGCCAGTTGGCAATACGTGAAGGGATTTTCCGTGATAAAAGTTTGTCCTGACGGTTTTTGCGCCAGCCGCTGACCACATCATAGCCTTCTTCAATCTTCTCTACCAGTAAGGGAATGTCACTGGCATCATTCTGCAAATCAGAATCCATAAAGATGATAATATCACCTTTTGAATAATCAATACCTGCTGCCATGGCTGCTGTCTGGCCAAAATTTCGCCTGAACTGTACCACATGCACACGTTTGTCTTTTTTGGCAATGGATTCAAGAAGCTTGAAGGAATTATCAGTGCTGCCATCATCAACAAAAATTATCTCATAGGTGTATGATGTTTTTTTCATAGCTTCAACAATATGCTGATACTGTGGAACAATATTTTCTTCTTCATTGTAAACAGGCAATATAATAGAAAGATATGGATTATTTGAACGGCGCGCTTTCATATTTGTTTCTCCAAAATGTAAAGTGTAATTTTTAACCTGAATACCATTATAATGAACTATCGCAACAAAATTATTCTTTTGACAAGAAAATTATTATAAAAATACTGTGGTTTTTAAGGGGCGATAGTAACTATGGATAAGTCAACCGTGATTGAAACAATACAACATGAGCTTGATAACCTTTTTGCCCATATTGTGGAATTAAAGCAAAGTGGCAAAAAGATTATTTTTACCCAGTGCGACATTGTGCCATATGAAGTGTTTGCTGCACATGGATTTGTCGTGAGTAAATTACCACGATGGGTAATGACAGCATTACGTGATCCCCAAAGCTTGATGTATAAAAAGGCAGAGGAGTATTGCTGTCTTGCCAATGCGCTCATTGTGCCACAGTATTGTAATATTATACCCCATGAGGTGTTACAGCAATTGACTGTACATGCCATCTTGCAATATGAAGGCTTTGCTGAAGATGCAGTGATTAACCTTCACACAATACTGTATTCACTGTTGCAGTCTTTGGGAGTAGAGCAGGAATACCCCAATGATGACAGTCTTCAGCAGGCAGTTTTGATGTATGAGGAAATACGGAAAATAATGCGGGCGCTGACCACTATGTATGCAGGTGCATTCACCCTGAGTCAGTTACAGTTACTGTGTGATGCAGCATTTTCCCTTATGCCAACACGGAGCTTAGAGCTATTACAGCAGTTGTACCACGCTGTTGAGTCATCAACCCATAGTAACAATGAACAAGCCCCAAAAACCCTTGTGTACAGTGACTTTGGCAATTGGGATATGTGTGATGCATTTGGGGGCTATGACATTGTCATTGTGGAGGATGACAGTTGCAATGGAAGGCGGCAGTTTGACATTTCATGCCATTCTTCATCACAGAATTTGTACTATGAACTGTTGTATGCTTACTCATTCAAATCGTGGTGCCCTGGTATGCGCACGGTGCATGAACGCTGTGAGCTTATATACAAAGCGCTGCCCAACTATGATATAAAGCTTGTTATTTTTATACAGTCTTTTCTGAAGTCACGTAATGAGCACCTGCAATATCTGTATGAGCAGTGTTTACTGCAGGGTACGGATGCAGTAATAATTGAGGCAGATGCTATTGTAAAGCAGTTTACACAGTATATTACCGCTTTAAAAGCCAGACATCATTTTGATATAACTGTTGACCTGTGAAATTTAATGCAATGCTTTCAGGTAATCAGCGGTGATACGAAATGCTTCCTGCAAAAATATATCATTTTCCAGGTCAATAAGCTTATCTTTTTTCCCTTTTTTAATAGAGCTTTCCAGATCCTTTTTGCGCTGTTCAATGCTACTTTCATCTTTCAGATTGATTTCCTTTGACTGCAGTTTTTGCTTTAAATCTTTGATTTCCAGTAAAAGTTTTGCATACTGTGTATCATTCTGCAACCGACTATCAGATTTAGCTTTCAGATGCGCTATCACATCAGCAGTAAGGTAATTTCGATATGGTGTGTAAGCAGCAGGGGGAATCTGTTTCCACTGCAATGCATATTTAAGTTTGTTTTCACCAATGTCCCATATTGTTGTGATATCAGGGACGGTGATATCGGGTTTTATCCCATTAAGCTGATTTGATGTGCCGGAGGGCTGGTAAAAGATGGCATTGGTAATCTTGATGGCACCTTTTTTTTGGTACAGTTCCTTATATGATTGCACGGTTCCTTTACCAAAGGTTGCATCCGTGCCAATGATGAGTCCCCGCCGGTAATCACGAATGGCTCCTGCAAATATTTCTGATGCACTGGCACTGAATTTATCAATGAGCACAACAAGTGGCCCACTGTAGTATACTCCCGGGATTGGATCATCTAATGGCTGAATATTCCCGGCGCTATCGTACACCTGCATAACCGGACCAGCGTCAATAAAAATGCCGGCTAATTTTAATGCCTCGCTCAATGCACCGCCAGGATTGCCTCGCAGGTCAACCACTATACATGCAACATTTTTCTTCATCAGGCTGTTAATCTGCATGAGGGTATCAGCGGTTGAGCTTCTGCCTTCTCCAAATCCTTGCTGCGACATATCTACATAGAATGAAGGTATTTTTATATAGCCAATAGCAGGCCCATTCTCAGATTGAAACACTTCTGATTTTACAGCGCTGTCTTCTAAGTTAATTTCCTCACGCACAATGGGCACAATCATTCGTTTTTGTTCTTTGCTGTCAGGATTGATCCGTATAATGGTAAGCTTGACTAGAGTGCCTTTTTTGCCACGAATCATCTTAACCACATCACGCAGTTCCATGTCCACAACATCAACAGGTTCATCATTGCCCTGTGCAACAGCAACAATGCGGTCATTGGGTTGCAATTGTAGCTCTTTTGGAAGTTTGTCAGCCGCTCCGCCCGGAATAATGCGGTCAACAATGGTATAGCCATCTTCTGAGCGCAGTTGAACACCAATGCCTTCAAGTTTTAGATTATTGGAAATCATGAAATCTTCATGTTCTTCCTGTGTCAGATAGTTGGTGTGAGGGTCAAGTGCCATGGAAAATGCATTAAGGAAAACTGAAAACTGCTTTGCCTTATCAAATTCCTGAATACGCTTGTTGTTAAGGTAAAACTTGCGTTTTAATTTTTCTTTTGCCTGGTCTTCGTTTAAGCTCTCTGAAGTTTGATAGTTTAAGAGTTGTAGCTTGATATTTTTGCGCCAGCGTTCTTTGAGTTCATTTTTGTCCTTTGCATAGGGTATTTTATCGCTATCTAAGTTGATGGTTTCATCTTCGGTGAAAGTGTAGTGCTGCTTGAGTAATCCATCAATAATATGATTTACTTCATCAACACGCTTTTTATAGGTTCCAAAAATATCATCAAGAAACGCAAAATCTTCTTTTTTGGCTAAATCATCAATAAGGGTATCATACCGTTTGGTAAATCCATCAACATCGCTTTTGTAAAAGTAATATTTCCCGGGGTCAATGGCTGAAAGAAGGTTATTCAATGTACGCTGTGAGATGGTATCATCAAATTCATGGTACAGTACGTGTTCGTTTAAAAAGGTGCTGATAATATAATGAATATCGTTAGGGTTAAGGACAACTGATTTTTTATAGCAGCCAAAAAACAGTATAAAAACAAATAAATACAGTACAATGTGTTTTTTCATAATAGAACCTGTTCTTATTATAAAGTTCAAAGTTTAAAGTTTTAAGTTCAATTGTATTGGTTTTACGTTTTACGATAATTATTTAAACTAATATATATCGTGGGGTAATTTTAGTCAAATAATTATCAGTGCCCATATCATATTTACGGACAACGATAAATCTATTCGTACTATGTAATATTTATTATAATTTATTGACCTGCTATTGAAGTATATGCATGTGTATCAGTATTTTTTTAGTTGTTTGAATATGGCAATAGTTACAATTCATATACTATAAATTAATTTGACATTATTGTGAGTATACAATCAATGTATTTGCTAATCCCATTTTAACAGGAGTCACTGTATGGCAGTAAAAACCGTTAGTCAGTTAGCCCAGATGCTTGAACGGGGAGAAACCACATCTTTAGAAATAGTAACACAGTACCTCACGGCAATTGATAAACACAAAGAGGTAAATGCATATATCACTGTAACACATGACACAGCCTTACAGCAGGCTAAAGAATCAGACAGGCGCCGTAAAGAAGGAAAGCCAAAATCAAAATATGATGGAATTCCCATTGCAATTAAAGATAATATATGCACAAAAGGGGTACTGACTACTTGCGCTTCAGGAATTTTGCAAAATTTTATACCACCGTATAATGCCACTGCATATCAAAAGCTGCTTGATGCCGGGTTTATTCTTTTAGGAAAAACCAATTTAGATGAATTTGCCATGGGTTCCACTACTGAAACATCGTTTTTTGGCCCAACTAAAAATCCTGTTGACACAACAAAGGTCCCAGGTGGTAGCAGCGGTGGTTCGGCTGCAGCGGTGGCGGCTGATATTGCGCCGGTAGCACTTGGTTCTGACACCGGTGGTTCCATACGCCAGCCGGCTTCTTTCTGTGGTGTGGTGGGGATAAAACCAACCTATGGCCGGGTGTCACGGTATGGGCTGGTGGCATTTGCATCATCACTTGATCAGATTGGTACCTTTGCTCACACGGTGAAAGATGCAGCCAGTGTACT from Spirochaetota bacterium includes the following:
- the moaC gene encoding cyclic pyranopterin monophosphate synthase MoaC — protein: MSEFSHYTDGKPVMVDVGGKEVTTRVARAAGCVFMQKETIEKIQKNLIPKGNPFDVARVAGILAAKKTHELIPMCHPLMITHVDIAIVCDNSNSRVSIEATVRCDGKTGVEMEALTAVSVACLTIYDMCKAVDKQMVIGDIRLVEKHGGKSDYVGK
- a CDS encoding 2-hydroxyacyl-CoA dehydratase family protein: MDKSTVIETIQHELDNLFAHIVELKQSGKKIIFTQCDIVPYEVFAAHGFVVSKLPRWVMTALRDPQSLMYKKAEEYCCLANALIVPQYCNIIPHEVLQQLTVHAILQYEGFAEDAVINLHTILYSLLQSLGVEQEYPNDDSLQQAVLMYEEIRKIMRALTTMYAGAFTLSQLQLLCDAAFSLMPTRSLELLQQLYHAVESSTHSNNEQAPKTLVYSDFGNWDMCDAFGGYDIVIVEDDSCNGRRQFDISCHSSSQNLYYELLYAYSFKSWCPGMRTVHERCELIYKALPNYDIKLVIFIQSFLKSRNEHLQYLYEQCLLQGTDAVIIEADAIVKQFTQYITALKARHHFDITVDL
- a CDS encoding glycosyltransferase family 2 protein — its product is MKARRSNNPYLSIILPVYNEEENIVPQYQHIVEAMKKTSYTYEIIFVDDGSTDNSFKLLESIAKKDKRVHVVQFRRNFGQTAAMAAGIDYSKGDIIIFMDSDLQNDASDIPLLVEKIEEGYDVVSGWRKNRQDKLLSRKIPSRIANWLIAKVTGVYLHDLGCSLKAYRGEIIRQVNLYGEMHRFIPVHASWIGATIVEVPVHHHPRKFGKSKYGIKRTFKVLIDLATVKFMGSYSTKPNYIFGGIGLILLFISFLSGITVIGMKLFLHHSMIRNPLLLLTVMLIILGIMFILLGILAEIMIRIYHESQKLPPYRVKRYL
- a CDS encoding carboxy terminal-processing peptidase — protein: MKKHIVLYLFVFILFFGCYKKSVVLNPNDIHYIISTFLNEHVLYHEFDDTISQRTLNNLLSAIDPGKYYFYKSDVDGFTKRYDTLIDDLAKKEDFAFLDDIFGTYKKRVDEVNHIIDGLLKQHYTFTEDETINLDSDKIPYAKDKNELKERWRKNIKLQLLNYQTSESLNEDQAKEKLKRKFYLNNKRIQEFDKAKQFSVFLNAFSMALDPHTNYLTQEEHEDFMISNNLKLEGIGVQLRSEDGYTIVDRIIPGGAADKLPKELQLQPNDRIVAVAQGNDEPVDVVDMELRDVVKMIRGKKGTLVKLTIIRINPDSKEQKRMIVPIVREEINLEDSAVKSEVFQSENGPAIGYIKIPSFYVDMSQQGFGEGRSSTADTLMQINSLMKKNVACIVVDLRGNPGGALSEALKLAGIFIDAGPVMQVYDSAGNIQPLDDPIPGVYYSGPLVVLIDKFSASASEIFAGAIRDYRRGLIIGTDATFGKGTVQSYKELYQKKGAIKITNAIFYQPSGTSNQLNGIKPDITVPDITTIWDIGENKLKYALQWKQIPPAAYTPYRNYLTADVIAHLKAKSDSRLQNDTQYAKLLLEIKDLKQKLQSKEINLKDESSIEQRKKDLESSIKKGKKDKLIDLENDIFLQEAFRITADYLKALH
- the groES gene encoding co-chaperone GroES, which gives rise to MGIKPLGDRVLIEVMEEELPKQGSLYIPDTAKEKPQQGKVLAVGKGRYEDGKWIPLDVKVGDTVLFGKYAGTEVKYGGKEYLIVRENDILAIFE
- the groL gene encoding chaperonin GroEL (60 kDa chaperone family; promotes refolding of misfolded polypeptides especially under stressful conditions; forms two stacked rings of heptamers to form a barrel-shaped 14mer; ends can be capped by GroES; misfolded proteins enter the barrel where they are refolded when GroES binds) yields the protein MAKILQYNDEARRSIYQGVIKLSDAVKVTLGPRGRNVVIDKKFGSPTITKDGVTVAKEIELEDPFENMGAQLVKEVATKTNDVAGDGTTTATILAAAIYHESLKNVTAGANPMSLKRGIDKAVEAAVKFIGDTAREIKDKKEIAQVAAISANNDMEIGELIAEAMDKVGKDGVITVEEAKSIETHLEVVEGMQFDRGYISPYMVTDPENMEAVLEDAFILINEKKISTMKDLLPILEKVAQAGRPLLIIAEDVEGEALATIVVNTLRKVIQCVAVKAPGFGDRRKAMLEDIAILTKGQVISEDLGLKLENATLDMLGRAKKVIVDKENTTIIEGAGSQADVQARIKVIKKQIEETTSDYDREKLQERLAKLAGGVAVINVGAATEVELKEKKARVEDALSATRAAVEEGIVPGGGLTLLYAQKAVAELEKKLEGDEKIGARIVAKAMEEPMKMIAFNAGVEGSVIVEKAKQEKQGVGFNAATMEWEDLMKAGIIDPAKVVRSALQNAASVAGMLATTEVLITEKKEEEKAAMPGGMPPGGMY